TGGTTGTTATTAATATAATCTATTGAAACAGGCTTTTTCTGGACAGTATCCTGTTCATAGGGTATAAACAACTCATTTTTCCGGACATATGATAATAAAAAGGTCGGATCTCCTTGTAATTGGCTTTTATAATTATTAATAGCTTTGTATTTGATTTTTTCATCTGAATCATTTATTGGAAATACTAGCCAATTAATTTGATTTTTCAGGAATGAAGGAGGTAACAGATTAATTTGTGGAAAATATGATCTTGGAAATGGCCATTGCGAAGCAACATGTACAGGATAGCTATACTTTTTACCAGTATAATTGAGGTTATTGGTTGCATATTCAACAAATGAACTTGTTCCCCAGTGATCTGGATTTGCGTCATTGGGATATGGATAAATAATTATGGTTGGATTGAAATCCTTGATGGTGCTTTCCAAATTTTTTTCAATGTTATCTCCTGTGTTAAGAGCATTTTTTTGGTAAGCAAATACATTTTGAGTGGAGTTACCATCTTCTTCCCAAGGATGGTTCCAATTATCATTGAATAGATATTGAAGTGCCTGGGGATAATCTAAAAATGTTATATTTTCTGGTGGAAGTCCCAAAGTCATAGTTGCATTAATAGACTCTTGATGCCTTACAACTCCCATATGTCCTTTTCCACCATTTGTAACAACCACAACAGATAGTGGTATGTTATTTTTAACACAGTATCTTATTAATCCTCCACATGCAACTGTTTCATCGTCAGGATGTGGTGCAACAATAAGTACCCTATCAGAAGAGGTTATATTAGGGCCTTGGGTCAATGGGGTTACATGAATACTGCTACTGTATAAATACACAGCTAACCCAAAAATTATTATAAAAAGTGTTATAATGGTAATTATTTTTTTATTCATTGATCCTCTAAAGTATTGAATTAGCTAAATACATAATTATTATATTGTTAACATTAAGTATTAATTTATCTATCATTATAAAAAAAAATTAAAATTAGATATTTGATGTATTTTAACTGTTGTTGATGTGTAGACACTCACCAGAAATGATCTTTCTCAGACTGCCATCTTCAAGTTCCAATATTAGTATTCCCTCTTTATTAATTCCCACGGCTTCTCCACGTATAGTTTTGCCCCTAGTTCTTACTTCAACATTGTTACCGATTGTTTTTGATAATGAACGCCATTCTTTGAGAATTTCTGGAAATTTGCCTGCCTTAAATTCGTTGTATATAGTTTCAAATTCTAGTAGAAACTTTTGTACAAGAATTGCCCCATTAATTTCTGTGTTTAATTCATTTTTAAGAGATGTGGCACCCTTCTGAAGGTCTGGTGGGAACAGAGGAACATCCACATTCATATCTATTCCTATTCCAACTACAACGTAGTTAACCTTTTCAATACTGGCATTAACTTCTGTTAATATACCACATACCTTTTTATTTCCTATCAATATGTCATTAGGCCATTTAATGCCCACATCCAAGTTACATTCTTTTTGCAGTGTTTCTGCAACTGCCACTCCTGTAACCAGTGTTAGCTGCGGTGCATTGAAAGGAGGTATATCTGGTCTGAGTATTATGGACATCCAAACTCCTCCCGGTGGTGATATCCATGTTTTACCTCTTCTGCCCTTCCCTCTATTTTGGATTTCTGCTATAACTATTGTTCCTTCCTCTGCACCCTCCTCGGCAAGGTACTTGGCTACGTCGTTAGTTGAATCTACTTCTTTGAAATAATGAATATCATGACCAATAAAGTTTGTTTTAAGTTCCCTTTTCACTTCATATGGTAACAGAAGATTTGGAGTTTTTATGAGCCTATAACCTGATTTAGAGTAGTTTATAATATAACCTTCATCTTCAAGTGTGAGAAATTCATTCTCAACCTCTTTTTGAGATTTACCAGTTTCATTTACAAATTCTTCAACAGGAATGTATTCATCCTTTTTTTCGTAAAGGGTTTTTAATATTTTCTTTTTAGTCATTTAAAATCCTCTTACCAGTATTCTATTCGGTTTTTTTAATTGAATCGGCCATATAACTTGATACAGCAGCAGATACTGCAGCAACCTTTCTAGAAGGTAAAAATGTAGATTTAAGACGAGCTTCCATCTCTTTATCCTTCTGGATAACTTTTTCAATATTTTCAATAATCTCATTTTTGTACTGATCAACAAAGTGGGTATGTAAGCTTGCATCCTTGAAATGTTGATTGGACATCATTGATTTGTGAAATGGAATGGTTGTTTTAACACCAAGAATTATATATTCTGATAGGGCCCTCTGCATACGTGCAATTGCTTCGTTACGGGTTCTTCCCCATACAATGAGTTTGGATATCATTGAATCATAATATGGAGGTATTGTATAATTGTTGTAAACACCACTATCTACCCTAACACCATTACCACCAGGAGAACGATAACCAGTAATTTTACCAGGATTGGGTGCAAAATCATTAAGTGGATCCTCTGCATTTATTCTGCATTCAATGGCATGACCTCTAACCGATATTTCATCTTGAGCACAGCATAATTCTTTACCTGAAGCTATTTTAAGCTGTTCTTTAACAAGATCAACTCCAGTTATTACTTCGGTTATAGGATGTTCCACCTGAATTCTGGTATTCATTTCCAAGAAGTAATATTCACCATCTGAATATATGAATTCTACTGTACCTGCATTTGTATATCCTATGGATGATGCAGCCTTCACAGCAGTGCCGCCCATTTCATTTCGGAGTTCTTCGGTCATTATAGGGGAAGGAGCTTCTTCAATAAGTTTCTGATGCCTTCTTTGAATTGAACATTCTCTGTCAGCTACATGTATGGTGTTTCCGTGTTCATCTGCAAGTATCTGGAATTCTATGTGTCGGGGTTCTTCAATATATTTCTCAACGTAAACAGTTGAATCACCAAATGCAGATGCAGCAACAGACTGTGTGGATTCTATGGCTCTTACAAGTTCGTCTTCTTCGTAGACAGTTCTCATACCAATTCC
The Methanobacterium spitsbergense DNA segment above includes these coding regions:
- a CDS encoding acetyl-CoA carboxylase biotin carboxylase subunit, producing MFKKVLIANRGEIAIRVMRACRELDIKSIAVYSDADKNSLFRKYADEAYNIGEPAPAKSYLNIDKIIDVALKSGAEAIHPGYGFLAENSLLGEECEKHGIKLVGPSGRVIEEMGSKITSKKLMKKAGVPVIPGASKRIETAEEAAKMAEAIGYPVIIKASAGGGGIGMRTVYEEDELVRAIESTQSVAASAFGDSTVYVEKYIEEPRHIEFQILADEHGNTIHVADRECSIQRRHQKLIEEAPSPIMTEELRNEMGGTAVKAASSIGYTNAGTVEFIYSDGEYYFLEMNTRIQVEHPITEVITGVDLVKEQLKIASGKELCCAQDEISVRGHAIECRINAEDPLNDFAPNPGKITGYRSPGGNGVRVDSGVYNNYTIPPYYDSMISKLIVWGRTRNEAIARMQRALSEYIILGVKTTIPFHKSMMSNQHFKDASLHTHFVDQYKNEIIENIEKVIQKDKEMEARLKSTFLPSRKVAAVSAAVSSYMADSIKKTE
- a CDS encoding biotin--[acetyl-CoA-carboxylase] ligase translates to MTKKKILKTLYEKKDEYIPVEEFVNETGKSQKEVENEFLTLEDEGYIINYSKSGYRLIKTPNLLLPYEVKRELKTNFIGHDIHYFKEVDSTNDVAKYLAEEGAEEGTIVIAEIQNRGKGRRGKTWISPPGGVWMSIILRPDIPPFNAPQLTLVTGVAVAETLQKECNLDVGIKWPNDILIGNKKVCGILTEVNASIEKVNYVVVGIGIDMNVDVPLFPPDLQKGATSLKNELNTEINGAILVQKFLLEFETIYNEFKAGKFPEILKEWRSLSKTIGNNVEVRTRGKTIRGEAVGINKEGILILELEDGSLRKIISGECLHINNS
- a CDS encoding PIG-L deacetylase family protein, with the translated sequence MNKKIITIITLFIIIFGLAVYLYSSSIHVTPLTQGPNITSSDRVLIVAPHPDDETVACGGLIRYCVKNNIPLSVVVVTNGGKGHMGVVRHQESINATMTLGLPPENITFLDYPQALQYLFNDNWNHPWEEDGNSTQNVFAYQKNALNTGDNIEKNLESTIKDFNPTIIIYPYPNDANPDHWGTSSFVEYATNNLNYTGKKYSYPVHVASQWPFPRSYFPQINLLPPSFLKNQINWLVFPINDSDEKIKYKAINNYKSQLQGDPTFLLSYVRKNELFIPYEQDTVQKKPVSIDYINNNQFPPTLFKDPVGDTLVKPPLDTFYSTVSNLNLMDLTDIGFDEDNNTIWMSLKTVGGPSKIGIYNFHIRGFGSSGVNRIDVKVQNGTCNYVMLASNSLKPDSLKVKVNDNGIIIGIPSNLLNDQKYMLSVDDMRNNQFLDRTGWYTVNIIS